The Culex quinquefasciatus strain JHB chromosome 2, VPISU_Cqui_1.0_pri_paternal, whole genome shotgun sequence genome contains the following window.
gttctagaaatcaggaggaaaaccagtttttttcacgaaaacttaacacagccttatgtgtgggacaaacttcaaatgcgtttttctcagcttgcggtttttgcatatgggacattaatgcaaacatgggcagtataaacatataaaagccAAAAGcacaaacccaaaaaaaaaaaattgaagaatacaaatgtttaaaaaagaaacaacAATTTGGAATtgagaaaccaaaaaaaagtcaaatcacagattaaaaaatatgagagattcaaaaataaaataaaattcatgcaTAAATCTGAAACTTCATAATTCCCTGGAGATGGagccacacgttgccgtcgtttcagggctatttgcaaagatggtttccgatgttgGTATATATcacacattgattttttttatttgcatctcaatattcttgtttGTAAAATCTGCTTTGAACAGGTTTTAATCTTTTTGATACGTCGTTAGCTTAGGTAGAAATTCATTAAGCACAGCAACGCTTACACAAAACAGTAagagaggcctcttctaggcattgtgatttttttcgttttttcaaagtgggtgttaggttaggatttggtattttgataactTAGTTTTGTTGCAAGGCACTCAGAAtagttagtatttttttgtaactttaggTTGTTTAATAGTTCCAGACTCCTTCTGTGTGTAAGTGAGTTAAGTAATGCTTTCAGAATCTCTGATTTCAATTTATGTGGTATGCTAACCATTCGGAATAgtcaaaaaaatccatagagtctcgatcaatcagtaatgaaatgatatcggacaaaattcgttaatctgttgaactaacggttttcggattatggttgtatcgaccattgttgcgaatcgaggatctattggagttttgacgatcaaatagagcctaacatttcaaagggacACATGGTTTTTGTGAACAGGGATGCATCTctctcactcaaatgacagtttacataatgtatgatagggatacactcttgtttgcagagcttctctgccgctctaatcgtgtccgtcccatatgtaaaaacagcaagccgagaaaaacgcgtgtcaaagttgtcccgcccataaggctacgtgttagaatttcacgaaaaagtggattttctccggctttctagaacaaagcactacattttattggtttttctgatagtttacatgatttcgaatcaaactgcatcattacttCAAAATtcacgaaattacatatgggacggactagcttcgagcggcagttctgtgccctaatgaaatggaaggcacgaaatcCGTAATAACAGTTCAATGGAGCGCGTCTGCATTTGTGGACAGacagtctatccctttcgctcaagtgacagttcacgtcaagtaagagggggatagactgaactgttactacggaaatagtcgtcttaacaACGAGTGTTCAACTTGTAAAGTATGAACTGTTCAGTTATGTTTATTGGGTTAAAAACAAGGTAAAGGAATGTTTGGCATTTGGGAGTTTGAGATTCAAGTTTCTTTCAGaaagtttagtttaggttgttgataaatgtttgttttccgtAAATAATAGATTGGACTTTAATCAATGGTTAaactggtcgaagtgtactatttCATTTGCACATctgcttctagttgtaatgtacgataaGACTACTGACAGACGCGACAGGACGGGGCCCAGAAAAAATGCATCAAGATTTATATTCCATAgacaagttagttttcatctttcggtttccagtttttttttttaaatttcctttaaatttgaaatacatcataggtgTCCTTTGTATTAATCTCCGATTATTTACATTTTCtcatttaattaactaataattcaatttcttccgggcctttttactttgaatcataattttagatttcctttattcagtgttaaacttagattaacgtaactgcttaagtcatccaagttcttactactcacacctacactaattttctttcaccttccccctcctgatcctctatatcttccggtggtgttcatttggtatgcaatactagttcggccactaccctattttccacaagaaaccggacttggactgacttgaggccgcgtcccccaccttgctccgtaaaacgaaaacgaataaATCTGAAGCTTCATAATTTAAATAagactggtacaaattttatttaaagttgttGTCTCAGGggggcaaaacatttttttcgatcaactacaaaatttcaaagaaaatttaattggaaTCAGCTaagttctctacaaaaccgatcttttttcttcaattttattttttgtattttttaatccgactgaaacttttttggtgccttcggtatgcccaaagaagccattttgcatcattagtttgtccatataattttccatacaaatttggcagctgtccatacaaaaatgatgtatgaaaattcaaaaatcagtatcttttgaaggaattttttgatcgatttggtgtcttcggcaaagttgtaggaatggataaggactacaacccaccattttctagcgtcgatatctctgcaactaatggtccgattttcaatgttaaaatatgaaacattcgtaaaattttccgatctttccgaaaaaaatattttcatttttttaaatcaagactaacatttcaaaaaggcgtaatattgaatgatcggaaaatttcacgaatgtttcttaACATTAACTTCGGGCCTTGACATAAAacatcctacttgacagctcgggaccatagttgatcaccTGAGAAAATGTTGTCCATTTTTTTCTTgcgttttattaaaaaaagtgatcagaaatggtttttaatcgcgctaaaaaaaacacgttttgtaccatttttcataaatttcatttaGGGCTTTAGTAGGACCCTATTACAGTATTGGAACATCATAATGTTACGCTTACGTCGCTTAGCAGAATTTTGTAAGAGGTTGggagagagggggtaatatgaaccCCCTAATgtggaaaaatttgaaatttggtttattggacctttaaaaaaaaaacgttacttaatccaccctcaggtggttggtgccttcctcacatttaatgggtaatgctatccaaaaaagacacaaaagggcggacttttcagtgttctatcaacttgacttattattcataccatcagattgggtagtcagatcttcataattcagggcactaatctgccgttctacgcataattgtcccatgttcaaaaaagtgcaactgagaaaaacgcgattgaaatttttcgatcgatttctatGTTTCTACGCAtgattgtcccgtgggttcctattcgccctatgtgtccctaatcgccccagttagcaggttatcacccttatttgtgattatcttgctatacaactggtaaacaagacataatgcttagtaaaactgatgattccgtgtaagaaaatacttggtgggacaattatccgtagaagttcaacgatgggacaaacagacttggtgttgtttttaatgagtttgcgaacaaagtaccagattttatgtgtttttcttaaagtacacataaaactaaacttaaacatgtcataaagtcaaaatcgtccaaaattgacatgggacaattatgcgtagaacggcagtaatgtgcttataacttttgatagggttgtcagattttcaatattttgaactcgttggaaaggcctttgaACGACagatcgcatgatagatccgaacaacgttttcatcaaaatatctgagatccggcttcagaaaaatGCATGAgttacacttaagtgctaataactttttatagggttgtcagatcttcaatgttttggtcgcgttggaaaggtcttttaaatgcctttctaaaaatgtataacagaCCACCCTTTTTACTATATTCCGAACTTTAGTcataatcgttttttagcataacttttgaagtacttaactaaactgcataatatTTAATAGCGActaatgggaccccaagacggatgtATGAGGTCAAAACgggcaaaatcggttcagccaatgtcgagataatcgagtgacaattttttgatcaacactcccaccacacacacagacatttgctcataatttgattctgagtcgataggtatacatgaagttgGGTCTAAGAGGTCTAATtgggaatttcatttttcgagtgattttatagcctttcctcagtaatgtgaggaaggcaaaaactctagatttttgattcatttcaaacaaccatgcggggcaatatgtaCCACAGCATTTGGgaaaaatgcactacaacaacagGGAAAAAGCACCACAACAATGGGGCCAAATGCACCGGGTTaaatcagttttcactagtcaacACTAGATGGCATCGCTGTTTTTCCAAAGgtgcttcacagcggtgcattttggccaaacctcgctttttgcagaaaatttaatgaaaaatgcttttttttatgtttttgaactCATCTATCTAtaaaataatgaagattatgacaaaaactatatacttcaacatttccaatattattaaatactttttatattgtccaaaaagcataatgaaagttcaatagaggatttgcagcaaagctaaaagacacatgtcgccacctatgaacaaatagcgtgaacctatgattttttgaaaaaaaaaagttttttccttcataatcaacatttttataaaacttatgcagGATTCggttgagaaaaaatatttccaacaatttggtgtataactttccaatatttgtttgatttttctatgagaaaactgtatatttagaaaaagatagtaatttggactatttggcaagaaagtctgtcaaaaatcaatgaaaattgttgtaTATACGTTaccacatctgttatcaactatataactgtttatttcatttatatatacggggaaactcgttttttcgtgttccaaaacatgttttttaaagaaaaagtttacaaatttttgcgcgcccaaaaattgatgttcattattttgaagcaaaaaatttttctcgtcttttgcaacctgtttcattaagattgatgcagggaatcatgagaaataagcgattttgttcttcaattcagcagaaaggaatacgatttttggcaagtaacctcattttggcgccacctacatttggaacacagtcgcgctgcaaaacctcaatgaaAATGTGCATTTTACCCCAGGGGTGCATGTTACCCCTTCTCCCCCTACAGTAGTTTGTAATCTTGTTTttctacaaatacaaaaaagcaaaggaatccactttaacgacccccgggtcttttgtggtctataTTGCAAGTTTGCCACGAGGCCCTCTACAAATACAATGAAAATGATATTAGTTGCTGTATATGATAAGAGAGGAAAAATATCGCAGAATGTTGTAATTTTTCCGATTTCTGTACACAAGAATTTGGTAAACTTTTCAGAGATTCGATGTGATAATAATctctatttttcaaatttattctagatgatttttgctATAAATCCACGCTATCAGTTAAGAATGTATGATaataggaatattttttttttctgattattcAGAAAATAAGGAAAGgcacctgttttttttaaataaatgttttgatgaaatagaaacaaaaaatatctcAGTTTCAGCATAAACTAGATTTGATGTTCAATTTTACCAAAGGGCGCATGTCGATTCGTTGAACTTGGTGCGATCTTAATGACAACATACCTTATACAAGATTTCCACTTTTgtctattgaggttttgcagcgcgactgtgtttcaaatgtaggtggcgccaagatgaggttacttgcctaaaatcgtatgcctttctgccgattaaagaacaaaatcgcgTATTTCTCATGAtcccctgcatcaatcttcatgaaactggttgcaaaagacgagaaaatttttttgctttaaaataatgaacatcaacttttggCGCGCAAAAAtgtgtgacctttttctttaaaaacatgttttggatcacgaaaaaatgagtttccctgtATATTTCAAGGAAATaaccagttatatagttgataacagatgtgttaacgtatattcaacaatttgtattgatttttgacagactttcttgccaaataatccaaattactatctttttctaaatttacagttttctcatggaaaaatcaaacaaatattggaaagttatacaccaaattgttggaaataatttttctcatccgaatccggcataagttttataaaaatgttgattaggaaggaaaaaacacattttttctaaaaatcataggtttacgctatttgttcataggtggcgacacgcgtcttttagctttgctgcaaattctctataccATGCTATCAAAGTTCGACTTCAACTTCAACGCCAACACGTGTGACTTCTCATCTCATGTGCAATCATTACGTTGCGTTCGGCGGTTGGCCCCGTTTGCTTCCATTCATGTTTCGCATTTGTTTTGCTTCATTTGCCCGGCATGCACAACCGCATTACAACGTTTTCTTTCTTTCCCTCCCTCCCTCTTCCACTTGCAGATAGATACCGTGTGGGGTTGGGCCTCTGCCCCGCTGCGCCTAGCGGCCAACAGGATGGGCGACGTACTAATCTCCGATCGTCCGCCGTCCCCGGCGAGGTTTGTTCCTTCAACTGCCCTGCCTAGTTCATTCTACTAATAGATCGGTGTTCATTTGCAGACTTTCGCACACCTCGGAGAAGCACCCGCGCGTGACGCTGACCGAGCTGAACGTGCTGCGGCGGCACCGCGAGCTGTGCGACGTCGTCATCAACGTGAGCGGCCGCAAGATCTTCGCCCACCGGGTCATTCTGTCGGCGTGCAGCCCGTACTTCCGGGCCATGTTTACCGGGGAGTTGGAGGAGTCGCGCCAAACGGAGGTCACCATCCGGGACATTGACGAGAACGCGATGGAGCTGTTGATTGATTTTTGCTACACTTCGCACATTGTGGTGGAGGAGTCGAACGTGCAGACGTTGCTTCCGGCGGCCTGTTTGCTGCAGCTGGCCGAGATTCAGGACATTTGCTGCGAGTTTTTGAAGCGTCAGCTCGATCCGACCAATTGTTTGGGCATTCGGGCGTTTGCCGATACGCACTCGTGCCGGGAGCTGTTGCGGATCGCGGACAAGTTTACCCAGCACAACTTCCAGGAGGTGATGGAGAGTGAGGAGTTTTTGCTGCTTCCGGTGGGTCAGCTGGTGGACATTATCTGCAGTGACGAGCTGAACGTGCGCTCGGAGGAGCAGGTCTTCAACGCGGTGATGGCGTGGCTCAAGTATAACGTGGCCGAGCGGCGCCAACACCTGGCCCAGGTTCTACAGCACGTGCGAATGCCACTGCTCAGTCCAAAGTTCCTCGTCGGTACGGTTGGGTCGGATTTGCTGGTGCGATCGGACGAGGCTTGTCGCGACCTGGTCGACGAGGCCAAGAACTATCTGTTGCTTCCACAGGAGAGACCGCTGATGCAGGGTCCGAGAACACGTCCGCGAAAGCCAACGCGCCGCGGTGAGGTTCTGTTTGCCGTTGGCGGTTGGTGCTCGGGAGATGCCATTGCTTCCGTTGAGCGGTTCGATCCGGAGACGGCCGACTGGAAGATGGTCGCGCCAATGAGTAAGCGGCGCTGTGGCGTCGGGGTGGCCGTGCTGAATGACCTGCTGTACGCCGTGGGTGGCCACGACGGGCAGAGTTATCTGAACAGCATCGAACGGTACGATCCGCAAACGAACCAGTGGAGTTGCGATGTCGCTCCGACGACGAGCTGCCGGACGAGTGTTGGCGTGGCCGTACTCGACGGATTCCTGTACGCCGTTGGCGGTCAAGACGGCGTCCAGTGTCTCAACCACGTGGAACGGTACGACCCCAAGGAGAACAAGTGGTCCAAGGTTGCGCCGATGACGACGCGTCGGTTAGGGGTGGCCGTGGCCGTGCTCGGAGGCTATCTGTACGCGATCGGTGGCAGCGATGGGCAGTGCCCGCTGAACACTGTGGAGCGATACGACCCGCGCCAGAACAAGTGGTGCGCCGTCAGTCCGATGTCGACGCGCCGGAAGCACCTGGGCTGTGCGGTGTTCAACAACTTTATCTACGCCGTTGGCGGTCGGGACGACTGTATGGAGCTGTCGTCGGCTGAGCGGTACAACCCACACACCAACTCGTGGAGCCCGATCGTGGCGATGACGTCGCGGAGGAGTGGGgtgagtttgattttttcatagGGTTTGGGGGTAATGCTTGTATCTTTGATAGGTTAGTGATTTTCCACAGCTGATGCAAGTCAGATCAATTTCGACTTGCCAACGATTCGGATGCATATAAACAGTTTTTCTCTACAACTAAACTGTTCTTTAGCAGCCTAGCAACGGTTCTAACAATTGACAACgaggagaacaaaaaaaaaatctcggatAAGTTCTCGAAGCTCTCAACGCTCAAGCAGTCATCAAGATGATCGATCCGGACCTCAAGAACGTGATTTTACGTCTGACGGACCTGCTAGTCAAGCAGCAGGAGACCTTCAAAAGGATGCAGATTCCGGAAAATCCGGCTGGAGGCGCAGAACTGATCGTCGAGTAGCTGAATCGAGTCCGCGGAATCAAAGAGTTCCTGTACGATCTGGATGCCGGGGTCTTCTTCGATGGCTAATACAGGAGGTTCAGGGACGATTTCGCCCCGGACGGCAAAGACCTCGACGACCCCGCTCGAGTGAGGTTGCGTCTACGGGAGCTTAGCACATCTGTCCACGGAAAAATACACAGGCAGAGACCGTCGCGAAGCTCAAGAAGCTTTTCGGCTAGCAGAAAACCGTTTtccactcggaccactacctagtGGGTGCAAGCATGCACTCAAAACTGTCGATGACGTACCACCGACGACGGAGCCGGCTGCAGGAAACGTCTGTGGCTCATCACTACttgcagcagctggaagcgagccTGCCCACGGAGGAGGACCTCGGAGATGGAAAGCAATGCTGGTTCGAAGAATAGTGCTAGCGGCTACTCGACGAGAAGAAAGCCGCTTCTGCGGTGAAGCTGCCAGCTGGAAGACCGCGATCGcgccgaaatggagcagctgttccggcagaacgagacgcgaaagttctacgagaaggttaaccggtcccgcaaaggctatgcGCCGCAAGCCAACCCTTGTCGGAACGCCGAAGGAAACCTCAATGGCGATGTAGCgcttcgaagctcaacttggacCGCCCGGTGCTGACCAACAGCTCCCGacacctgatctggagacggtgaagaagtaaatcaggcagctgaagaacaacagagtCGGCGACAAAGATCGGTAACCCGGTGAGCTCTCCAAATATGGAGGACAGCGAAggcgatccacttggtgatttctaagaTCTGGGGGGAGGCGAAACTACCagaagaatggatggatggtgtcgtgtgtccTATCTACAAAAAGGGTGATAAGCTGGACTGCAGCAACTACCGCGGTATCACGCATATCAATGTGGTTTGTCAAATCTTCTCCaagatcctctgccgtcagctgtcaccccatGCAAGGAGGTTCATTAGGCCTTACCAAGCAGGCTTCACTGGAGCGCGTGCtaccacggaccaaatattttgtctccgaCAAATCCGAGAGAAATGTCGTGGGTACAACGTGCCCAatcatcacatcttcatcgatttaCGGTACGATACAGTCGTccgcgagcagctatggcagattatgCGTGCGAACGGTTTCACGGAcgaactgactcggctgatcaagacTACCTTGGATGGCGTGATGTGTCACGTACGTGTTTCGGGAGAATCAGCGGAACCGTTTGGATCACACCGAGGGTTGCGGCAAGGTGATGGCTTATCATGTGAGCTGTTCAATATCTTTTTTGAGGGCATCATTCGAAGGGCGGGCGATCGAAACGAGTGGCACGATTTTGAACAAGTCCAACCAGTTActtgcttttgccgatgacatcgacattgtggcaaaaaacctggagacggtgaaggatgtctacacccgactgaaggtacaagcatggcgtgtaggacttggcatgaatacgacgGAAGACGAAGTACATGAGCGGATCGAAGGACGTTGGCACCCCAAGTCACACACCTCTAACTGTGGATGatgatgagttggaggaggtgagcgagttcgtttacttgggatcgctggtaaccgccgacaacgacatcagcaaagagatccggactcgtatttttgTTGGGAATCGTGCCTGCTTCGGATTACGGAAAACCCTCACGTaggatcgagtgcaacgccgtacgaagctgacgatgtacaaaacactgattagaccggtagtcctctatggTTACCTGGAGACCTGGACGATGCGGCAGAAGGACAAAtgtgcccttggagttttcgaacgaaTGGTGCGTGTAGCGacgacgcatgaaccacgagctgCACGCGTTTCTCACACGCGTCAACCACAAGCAAAGCGAGCAGTTCAGCCGTCGGCATGGAGCCGTCAAGCGTGTGTTCAAGTTCAAGCGCGATAACCTGGTCTACGCCGAGTACCGTCAACACCAAATCCTGGATTCTCGGCCGCGTCGTCGAACGGAAAGGCTCCATCAACTACATGGGAGATCCTGATCGAAGAAGCTCGATCGTTGCTGCACCAGGAAGAATCTGAAGCATCCATCGAGATCGACATTCCTGTCCCTGGTAGTTCCGTACCACCGGCCCTGTCGGAAACAGAAAATCCATTGGAAGGTGGATCTGGCACAAACCCTCTTCCCCCTTCCGATCAGCGTTGATAAGGGAGTGCTTTGTGTATCGGTACAAAAGCTCACGTTCTTGCAAATTTAAGAGATCTTTTTTACATGATTCAAATAAGACATaatttaaacgttttttttccttctttctcCTAAAACCAGGTCGGTCTCGCCGTCGTCAACGGGCAGCTGTACGCGGTCGGCGGCTTCGACGGCACGGCGTACCTCAAGACGATCGAGGTGTACGACCCGGAGACGAACCAGTGGCGGCTGTGCGGGTGTATGAATTACCGCCGGCTGGGCGGGGGCGTCGGCGTCATGCGTGCGCCCCAAACCGAGAACTACATGTGGTAAATAatttgcttcttcttctttttttgcctGTCCTTTTTGTttgttatgattattttttgttgcGCTTTGCTAGTAACTTTTCTATTTATTTGGGACGTTTCGAGCTgctttgcacctttttttggtTTTGCTTTTTACAACTGCTTTTGCAAatcatattgtttttttttgtgccagctCACTCGGTTCATCTCGATCCGTACGAACGATTTACGAACTGTTTCGAACGATTTTTGCtatgttatttttcaaaagaataataaaaaaaaatcatcaacgcCAGCGGTTTTTCGCGTCGTAactcattttgtattttttttacatttttaggaTACGAAAAGATTCTGTTGTTTAACATTCATACACACGCGactagaaattgcaaaaaaaaaacaaaaacatctaACAGTGCGCGCCGACACTTTCTCACACCCCCCACTACACTCACCGGCCCCGGCAGAGATTGATTGGCGTCGCGTCAATCGCGTGCGAATCATGCTGAGAAAGAGAGGATAATCAAaagcacacacactcacacatttACACACAGCAAACAAAAGATCGCGCGCGCGGGAGAGTTGAGAGAGGAGGAGGCTTTCCTACAGAAATGATCAAATTAAGAGAGAGTAAAAACGCCAAACGAGGAAAGTACTGCACACCTGCACCACGCGCTAGATGTTTAGAGCATAAAATAACGCTAATTTAGTtcgttttaaaaacattaaagtcATTCGAGTAACTCTCGCTACCAACATCGTCATCATCCTCATCACCACACGTGCTAAAACCTAAGTGTCGTTTCGTTCCATTGAGTGTGTGTTCATCACCGGAGAGCAAGAGGAGGACGAAGAAATCCCtcgaactttttaattttttttatatatcaaTGTGTAAAAGTTTTATAGTATCGATTCTTTTTCGATCTCATCCCGCTTTCTACCGCAAATTGTGTttttctttataattttttattattttcataaaagtttttcttttcgaatttctgaactctCCTAGAAATCCCAAAAGATCATCGTTATCGATTAAATTTTGCGAATACTAAttgtgtaattttaaaaattaaaactcgaGCGAGCGAGAAACTCTAAAAGGTTACAAGTgaataaagaaaaacaaaagtcCTTTAAATTGAATTCTCTATATATGTGATTAATGTTAATCAGGGTTACGAACGATAGAACCGAAATCAATTGGCGTGATTTTCGACGAAAATCACCGTCGCgacataaaaaaacagaaagaaaCCTGACAAAGAGCTAGAAAAAACTCTTTCATCTAGAAACTAAGAAAGGCTTGAATTTAATTCATTTCGGTCGTGCaaagcaaactttttttttgttt
Protein-coding sequences here:
- the LOC6044283 gene encoding kelch-like protein diablo isoform X2, with the translated sequence MGDVLISDRPPSPARLSHTSEKHPRVTLTELNVLRRHRELCDVVINVSGRKIFAHRVILSACSPYFRAMFTGELEESRQTEVTIRDIDENAMELLIDFCYTSHIVVEESNVQTLLPAACLLQLAEIQDICCEFLKRQLDPTNCLGIRAFADTHSCRELLRIADKFTQHNFQEVMESEEFLLLPVGQLVDIICSDELNVRSEEQVFNAVMAWLKYNVAERRQHLAQVLQHVRMPLLSPKFLVGTVGSDLLVRSDEACRDLVDEAKNYLLLPQERPLMQGPRTRPRKPTRRGEVLFAVGGWCSGDAIASVERFDPETADWKMVAPMSKRRCGVGVAVLNDLLYAVGGHDGQSYLNSIERYDPQTNQWSCDVAPTTSCRTSVGVAVLDGFLYAVGGQDGVQCLNHVERYDPKENKWSKVAPMTTRRLGVAVAVLGGYLYAIGGSDGQCPLNTVERYDPRQNKWCAVSPMSTRRKHLGCAVFNNFIYAVGGRDDCMELSSAERYNPHTNSWSPIVAMTSRRSGVGLAVVNGQLYAVGGFDGTAYLKTIEVYDPETNQWRLCGCMNYRRLGGGVGVMRAPQTENYM
- the LOC6044283 gene encoding kelch-like protein diablo isoform X1, with translation MGDVLISDRPPSPARLSHTSEKHPRVTLTELNVLRRHRELCDVVINVSGRKIFAHRVILSACSPYFRAMFTGELEESRQTEVTIRDIDENAMELLIDFCYTSHIVVEESNVQTLLPAACLLQLAEIQDICCEFLKRQLDPTNCLGIRAFADTHSCRELLRIADKFTQHNFQEVMESEEFLLLPVGQLVDIICSDELNVRSEEQVFNAVMAWLKYNVAERRQHLAQVLQHVRMPLLSPKFLVGTVGSDLLVRSDEACRDLVDEAKNYLLLPQERPLMQGPRTRPRKPTRRGEVLFAVGGWCSGDAIASVERFDPETADWKMVAPMSKRRCGVGVAVLNDLLYAVGGHDGQSYLNSIERYDPQTNQWSCDVAPTTSCRTSVGVAVLDGFLYAVGGQDGVQCLNHVERYDPKENKWSKVAPMTTRRLGVAVAVLGGYLYAIGGSDGQCPLNTVERYDPRQNKWCAVSPMSTRRKHLGCAVFNNFIYAVGGRDDCMELSSAERYNPHTNSWSPIVAMTSRRSGVGLAVVNGQLYAVGGFDGTAYLKTIEVYDPETNQWRLCGCMNYRRLGGGVGVMRAPQTENYMWIRKDSVV